A single region of the Vicia villosa cultivar HV-30 ecotype Madison, WI linkage group LG4, Vvil1.0, whole genome shotgun sequence genome encodes:
- the LOC131596178 gene encoding polygalacturonase 1 beta-like protein 3, producing the protein MEFHFFRIITFLMLLLVATNAARLPPQRYWKSVIPNSPMPKAITNLLLPSETDVSSKELSNWFRYDHTGVDVNSKKLPNWFRYDRAASGSDVNSEELPNWFRYDHAVSGADVSSEELPNWFRYDHAVSGADVSSEELPNWFRYNHAASEPDVNSEELSNVFKYDHAASEPDVSFKKFPNVFKYDHAARKPDVSFKKLPNVFKYDHAASEPDVSFRKLPNVFKYDHVASEHDVSSRYFPNVFKYDHAASESDVSSKYFSNVFKYDHAASEPEVNFRESPNGFSYHHAASEPGLNSRESLNGFFYRNAASEPNVNFRKSPNGFSYHQAASVPDVNSGETSILSYNPPASEFNVNSGKLSNAFSYDHSASEKPKSTIFFFEKDLHHGTKSYIRFAKTNPNNEAKFLPREVASSIPFSSKKLEYILNKLNIKKGSKGARIVNNTITDCEVESIKGEEKLCVTSLESMIDFSISKIGKNLEAVSTEMYKESDFQQYKVITQGVKRLGEKNKAVVCHKQNYPYAVFFCHTTDTTKVYSAPLKGVDGSIVKAIVVCHTDTSQWNPKHFAFLELKVKVGSGPICHLLPQDHVAWISK; encoded by the exons ATGGAGTTTCATTTCTTTCGCATTATTACCTTTCTCATG CTTCTGCTAGTGGCAACTAATGCTGCAAGATTACCACCTCAACGTTACTGGAAGTCCGTAATCCCCAACTCTCCAATGCCAAAAGCCATCACTAATCTCCTACTTCCTA GTGAGACTGATGTAAGTTCTAAAGAATTATCTAATTGGTTTCGATACGATCATACTGGGGTTGATGTAAATTCTAAAAAATTACCTAATTGGTTTCGATACGATCGTGCTGCAAGTGGGTCTGATGTAAATTCTGAAGAATTACCTAATTGGTTTCGATACGATCATGCTGTAAGTGGGGCTGATGTAAGTTCTGAAGAATTACCTAATTGGTTTCGATACGATCATGCTGTAAGTGGGGCTGATGTAAGTTCTGAAGAATTACCTAATTGGTTTCGATACAATCATGCTGCAAGTGAGCCTGATGTAAATTCTGAAGAATTATCTAATGTGTTCAAATACGATCATGCTGCAAGTGAGCCTGATGTAAGTTTCAAAAAATTTCCTAATGTGTTCAAATACGATCATGCTGCAAGAAAGCCTGATGTTAGTTTCAAAAAATTACCTAATGTGTTCAAATATGATCATGCTGCAAGTGAGCCTGATGTAAGTTTTAGAAAATTACCTAATGTGTTCAAATACGATCATGTTGCAAGTGAGCATGATGTAAGTTCCAGATATTTTCCTAATGTGTTCAAATACGATCATGCTGCAAGTGAGTCTGATGTAagttccaaatatttttctaatgtGTTCAAATATGATCATGCTGCAAGTGAGCCTGAAGTAAATTTTAGAGAATCACCTAATGGATTCAGTTACCATCATGCTGCAAGTGAGCCTGGTCTAAATTCTAGAGAATCACTTAATGGGTTCTTTTATCGTAATGCTGCAAGTGAGCCTAATGTAAATTTTAGAAAATCACCTAATGGGTTCAGTTACCACCAAGCTGCAAGTGTGCCTGATGTAAATTCTGGAGAAACATCTATATTAAGTTACAATCCTCCTGCAAGTGAGTTTAATGTAAATTCTGGAAAATTATCTAATGCATTTAGTTACGATCATTCTGCAAGTGAGAAACCAAAATCGACAATCTTCTTCTTTGAAAAGGACTTGCACCATGGAACAAAATCATACATTCGATTTGCCAAGACCAATCCAAATAATGAAGCGAAATTCTTGCCTAGAGAAGTTGCTAGTTCAATACCATTTTCATCAAAAAAGTTGGAATACATACTCAACAAACTGAACATCAAGAAAGGGTCAAAGGGTGCTCGCATTGTGAACAACACAATCACTGACTGTGAAGTGGAAAGCATCAAAGGAGAAGAAAAACTTTGTGTAACATCATTGGAGTCCATGATTGATTTCTCTATTTCTAAAATTGGGAAAAATCTTGAGGCTGTTTCAACAGAAATGTACAAAGAGAGTGACTTTCAACAATATAAAGTAATAACACAAGGAGTGAAGAGGTTGGGGGAGAAGAACAAAGCTGTTGTGTGCCACAAACAGAATTACCCTTATGCAGTGTTTTTCTGTCACACAACAGATACGACTAAAGTTTACTCAGCTCCTTTGAAGGGTGTCGATGGAAGCATAGTTAAAGCTATTGTTGTGTGTCACACTGATACATCACAATGGAATCCAAAGCACTTTGCATTTCTAGAACTCAAAGTTAAAGTTGGGAGTGGTCCAATTTGCCACCTACTACCTCAGGATCATGTTGCTTGGATTTCTAAGTAG